In Sphingomonas sp. Leaf357, a single genomic region encodes these proteins:
- a CDS encoding GIY-YIG nuclease family protein: MLASNYNGSLYVGVTSNLVGRIAQHRNGTYDGHTRRYAITRLVCFEVADTMEIAIAREKQLKRYRRYWKRNLIERENPLWNDLAVGLGLEPLKA; this comes from the coding sequence ATGCTCGCGAGCAATTACAACGGATCGCTTTATGTTGGCGTCACGTCCAATTTGGTCGGCAGGATCGCCCAGCATCGCAACGGGACATACGACGGACATACCAGGAGATACGCAATCACCCGGCTCGTCTGTTTCGAGGTTGCGGACACGATGGAAATCGCCATCGCCCGCGAAAAGCAATTGAAGCGTTATCGACGCTACTGGAAGCGCAACCTTATCGAACGGGAAAACCCGCTCTGGAACGATCTTGCGGTTGGGCTGGGGCTGGAACCGTTGAAGGCATAG
- a CDS encoding OPT family oligopeptide transporter, whose protein sequence is MATAPITTPARPLAELTLRGIVLGALITVLFTAANVYLGLKIGLTFATSIPAAVISMAILRFLPNSNILENNIVQTIASAAGTLAAIIFVLPGLILVGWWSGFPFWTTAFVCMAGGILGVMFSVPLRRALVTGSDLPYPEGVAAAEVLKVGTESAAGDVENAKGLRVIIFGSVVSAGFALLAAMKLVAAEATKNFRVGGSASGVSGSYSMALIGVGHLVGLSVGVAMFVGLLIAWVGLVPYLTAGNAFTEPLDTVVSGVFRGQVRFIGAGTIGVAAIWSLLRIVGPIIGGLRSAMAASRARSDGETLALTERDLPIGIVAVSVLLTLPPIAWLLWIFSAGGPVHEHPLAVIGGTLIFILIAGVLIAAVCGYMAGLIGASNSPVSGVGILAVLGASLLLVAVFGHGIDPSRANALVAYALFTTAIVFSVATISNDNLQDLKTGQLVGATPWKQQVALVLGVIFGSLVIPVVLNLLKDTLGFVGMPNAGPNALSAPQAALISSLAKGVLGGDLDWSLIGTGALIGVVVIALDELLGRTGRMRLPPLAVGMGIYLPMSLTLLIPIGAVIGHYYNRWAKASPNPDFAERMGVLAATGLIVGESLFGVAFAGIVAWANRSGPIPAIDAPLAVVDAGFEATALWAAPVLFAVAIGLLYRRTRGLVG, encoded by the coding sequence ATGGCCACCGCCCCGATCACCACCCCCGCCCGCCCGCTCGCCGAACTGACGCTCCGGGGCATCGTCCTCGGCGCGCTGATCACGGTGCTGTTCACGGCGGCCAACGTCTATCTCGGGCTGAAGATCGGACTCACGTTCGCCACGTCGATCCCGGCGGCGGTGATCTCGATGGCGATCCTGCGCTTCCTGCCCAATTCGAACATCCTCGAAAACAATATCGTCCAGACGATCGCCAGCGCGGCGGGCACGCTGGCGGCGATCATCTTCGTGTTGCCGGGCCTGATCCTGGTCGGCTGGTGGAGCGGTTTTCCGTTCTGGACCACCGCGTTCGTCTGCATGGCCGGCGGTATTTTGGGCGTGATGTTCTCCGTGCCGCTGCGGCGCGCATTGGTGACGGGGTCGGATCTGCCCTATCCCGAAGGCGTGGCGGCCGCGGAAGTGCTCAAGGTCGGCACCGAATCCGCCGCGGGCGATGTCGAGAATGCCAAGGGCCTGCGAGTCATCATCTTCGGGTCGGTCGTCTCGGCCGGCTTCGCGCTGCTCGCCGCGATGAAGCTCGTCGCGGCGGAGGCGACCAAGAATTTCCGCGTCGGCGGCAGCGCGAGCGGCGTGTCCGGCAGCTATTCGATGGCGCTGATCGGTGTCGGGCATCTCGTCGGCCTGTCGGTCGGCGTGGCGATGTTCGTCGGGCTGTTGATCGCCTGGGTCGGGCTGGTGCCGTATCTGACCGCCGGCAACGCCTTCACCGAACCGCTCGATACCGTGGTCAGCGGCGTGTTCCGCGGGCAGGTGCGTTTCATCGGCGCGGGCACGATCGGGGTGGCGGCGATCTGGTCGCTGCTGCGCATCGTCGGGCCGATCATCGGGGGGCTGCGCTCCGCGATGGCCGCATCGCGCGCACGCTCCGACGGCGAGACGCTGGCGCTGACCGAACGCGATCTGCCGATCGGCATCGTCGCCGTCTCGGTCCTGCTCACCCTGCCGCCGATCGCATGGCTGTTGTGGATCTTCTCCGCCGGCGGCCCGGTGCACGAACATCCGCTCGCCGTGATCGGCGGGACTTTGATCTTCATCCTGATCGCCGGCGTGCTGATCGCGGCGGTGTGCGGTTATATGGCGGGACTGATCGGCGCGTCGAACTCGCCGGTATCGGGCGTCGGCATCCTCGCGGTGCTGGGCGCATCGTTGCTGCTGGTCGCGGTGTTCGGCCATGGGATCGATCCCTCGCGCGCCAATGCCCTGGTCGCCTATGCCCTGTTCACCACCGCGATCGTGTTCTCGGTGGCGACGATCTCCAACGACAACCTCCAGGATCTGAAGACCGGTCAGTTGGTCGGCGCGACGCCGTGGAAGCAGCAGGTGGCGCTGGTACTGGGCGTGATCTTCGGCTCGCTGGTCATCCCGGTCGTGCTCAACCTGCTCAAGGATACGCTGGGCTTCGTCGGCATGCCGAATGCCGGGCCGAACGCATTGTCCGCCCCTCAGGCCGCGCTCATCTCCAGCCTCGCCAAGGGTGTGCTTGGCGGCGATCTCGACTGGAGCCTGATCGGAACGGGCGCGCTGATCGGCGTGGTCGTGATCGCGCTGGACGAACTGCTCGGTCGCACCGGCAGGATGCGCCTGCCCCCGCTCGCCGTCGGCATGGGCATCTATCTGCCGATGTCGCTGACCTTGCTGATCCCGATCGGCGCGGTGATTGGCCATTATTACAACCGCTGGGCCAAGGCCTCGCCCAATCCCGACTTCGCCGAACGCATGGGCGTGCTGGCCGCCACCGGCCTGATCGTCGGCGAAAGCCTGTTCGGCGTCGCCTTTGCCGGCATCGTCGCCTGGGCCAATCGCAGCGGCCCGATCCCCGCGATCGACGCGCCGCTGGCCGTGGTGGATGCCGGATTCGAGGCGACGGCGCTGTGGGCGGCACCGGTGCTGTTCGCGGTGGCGATCGGGCTGCTGTATCGGCGGACGCGGGGGTTGGTGGGGTAG
- a CDS encoding COG4705 family protein: MMGKVPAITLGFWIVKILATTFGETAGDTVSMSMGLGYLAGSAIFLAIFAAFAWWQISATRFHPWLYWATIIASTTAGTTMADFATRSLGIGYPGGSLLLLACVIASLAAWHRTLGSISAESVHEPRAESFYWLTITFSQTLGTALGDWTADTGNLGYGGAAVIFGALLAILAALYFWTKVSRVLLFWTAFILTRPLGATVGDLLDKPIDHGGLAFSRPLASSVLAIAIVVLVVMLPQRAGSQAKGV, from the coding sequence ATGATGGGCAAGGTACCGGCGATCACGCTCGGCTTCTGGATCGTCAAGATCCTGGCGACCACCTTCGGCGAGACGGCGGGCGATACCGTCAGCATGTCGATGGGGCTCGGCTATCTGGCCGGCTCCGCGATCTTCCTCGCCATTTTCGCTGCGTTCGCATGGTGGCAGATATCGGCGACGCGGTTCCACCCATGGCTCTATTGGGCGACGATCATCGCCTCGACCACGGCGGGCACGACGATGGCGGATTTCGCGACGCGGTCGCTGGGCATCGGCTACCCCGGCGGATCGCTCCTGTTGCTGGCCTGCGTGATCGCATCGCTCGCGGCATGGCATCGCACGCTCGGATCGATCTCCGCGGAGAGCGTGCACGAGCCGCGCGCGGAGAGCTTCTACTGGCTGACGATCACCTTTTCGCAGACGCTCGGCACCGCGCTCGGCGACTGGACCGCCGATACCGGCAATCTCGGCTATGGCGGCGCGGCGGTGATCTTCGGCGCGTTGCTGGCGATCCTTGCCGCCCTGTATTTCTGGACGAAGGTCAGCCGCGTATTGCTGTTCTGGACGGCGTTCATCCTGACGCGCCCATTGGGGGCGACGGTCGGCGACCTGCTCGACAAGCCGATCGACCATGGCGGTCTGGCGTTCAGCCGCCCGCTGGCCTCTTCCGTGCTGGCGATAGCGATCGTCGTGCTCGTGGTGATGCTGCCGCAAAGAGCCGGGTCGCAGGCGAAGGGCGTCTAG
- a CDS encoding M20 metallopeptidase family protein, whose translation MTLQSPIDWTAIGEAELADAIALRRAIHADPEIGLHCPRTADKIKAALAGLPLEIRDGTSTTGFVAILRGGRDNGRTVLLRGDHDALPMQEETGLPFASQVPGAMHACGHDSHTAMLVGAARALCARKDDLPGTIVFMFQPGEEGHHGARFMIEDGLLADPAPEAAFALHISPNMPAGVFVSRPGPLLASTDAINITIRGAGAHAAMPQDGLDPIPVACEIVTALSTFVARQIAVTDPAVLSITKITAGSAYNIVPDEVQMLGTLRTLSNATRVKAKDGLARIVEHVSAAHGCTGHLRIDEGYPVTQNDPRAVALIRDIAVRMGGDGGYVTMPAPMMGGEDFSYVLREIPGAMAFVGVAPEGTDPRTNPPLHNTKMTIDESVMAKGVAMHCALADAFLNDGFD comes from the coding sequence ATGACCCTACAATCCCCGATCGACTGGACCGCCATCGGCGAGGCCGAACTGGCCGACGCGATCGCGCTTCGCCGCGCGATCCATGCCGATCCGGAGATCGGGCTGCACTGCCCGCGCACGGCCGACAAGATCAAGGCGGCACTCGCCGGTCTGCCGCTTGAGATCCGCGACGGCACCAGCACCACCGGCTTCGTCGCGATCCTGCGTGGCGGGCGCGACAATGGCCGCACCGTGCTGCTGCGCGGCGATCACGATGCGCTGCCGATGCAGGAGGAAACCGGCCTGCCCTTCGCGTCGCAAGTGCCGGGCGCGATGCACGCCTGCGGCCACGATTCGCACACCGCGATGCTGGTCGGGGCGGCGCGGGCGCTGTGCGCGCGCAAGGACGATCTGCCCGGCACGATCGTGTTCATGTTCCAGCCCGGCGAGGAAGGCCATCATGGCGCGCGCTTCATGATCGAGGACGGCCTGCTCGCCGATCCCGCGCCCGAAGCCGCGTTCGCGCTGCACATCTCACCCAACATGCCCGCGGGCGTGTTCGTCAGCCGCCCGGGGCCATTGCTCGCCTCGACCGACGCGATCAACATCACGATTCGCGGCGCGGGCGCGCATGCCGCGATGCCGCAGGACGGGCTGGATCCGATCCCCGTCGCGTGCGAGATCGTCACCGCGCTTTCCACCTTCGTCGCGCGCCAGATCGCCGTCACCGATCCCGCCGTGCTGTCGATCACCAAGATCACCGCCGGCTCGGCCTATAACATCGTGCCGGACGAGGTGCAGATGCTCGGCACTCTGCGCACGCTCTCCAATGCGACGCGCGTGAAGGCGAAGGACGGACTGGCGCGCATCGTCGAGCACGTCTCCGCCGCGCACGGCTGCACCGGCCATCTGCGCATCGACGAAGGCTATCCCGTGACGCAGAACGATCCCCGCGCCGTGGCGCTGATCCGCGACATCGCGGTGCGGATGGGCGGCGACGGCGGCTATGTCACGATGCCCGCGCCGATGATGGGCGGCGAGGATTTCTCCTACGTCCTGCGCGAGATACCGGGCGCGATGGCGTTCGTCGGCGTGGCACCAGAGGGCACCGATCCGCGCACCAACCCGCCGCTGCACAATACGAAGATGACGATCGACGAAAGCGTGATGGCCAAGGGCGTGGCGATGCATTGCGCGCTGGCCGATGCGTTCCTCAACGACGGGTTCGATTGA
- a CDS encoding copper chaperone PCu(A)C, which yields MRALLPILVTTLALAGCSPPAQIAAEGAYVRLAAVPRNPAAAYFTLKGGPADVTLMSVESTVAIRSEMHESMKSGTMMAMKPIQAVPLPAHGEAKFAPGGKHVMLFDMNPGIKRGSKVPLLFTFTNGQRVRTNAIAIAAGDPPPAE from the coding sequence TTGCGCGCCTTGTTGCCCATCCTCGTCACGACGCTCGCACTCGCCGGGTGCAGCCCGCCGGCCCAGATCGCCGCGGAGGGTGCCTATGTCCGTCTGGCGGCGGTGCCGCGCAACCCGGCCGCGGCCTATTTCACGCTGAAGGGCGGCCCCGCCGACGTGACGTTGATGAGCGTCGAGAGCACCGTCGCGATCCGCTCCGAAATGCACGAGTCGATGAAGTCCGGCACGATGATGGCGATGAAGCCGATCCAGGCCGTCCCCCTCCCCGCGCATGGCGAGGCGAAGTTCGCGCCCGGCGGCAAGCACGTCATGCTGTTCGACATGAACCCGGGCATCAAACGCGGATCGAAGGTGCCGCTGCTGTTCACCTTCACCAACGGCCAGCGCGTCCGCACCAACGCCATCGCCATCGCCGCCGGCGATCCGCCACCGGCGGAGTAA
- the dnaK gene encoding molecular chaperone DnaK has product MAKVIGIDLGTTNSCVSVMEGGKPKVIENAEGARTTPSIVAFAKDGERLVGQPAKRQAVTNPENTVFAVKRLIGRRFDDPITKKDTELVPYHIVKGQNGDAWVQAGGKDYSPSQISAFTLQKMKETAEAYLGETVTQAVITVPAYFNDAQRQATKDAGQIAGLEVLRIINEPTAAALAYGLDKDTNKTIAVYDLGGGTFDISILEIGDGVFEVKATNGDTFLGGEDFDNKLLNFLASDFQKAEGIDLTKDKLALQRLKEAAEKAKIELSSAATTEVNLPFITADQNGPKHLVKQITRSDLEKLVEDLIQRTLEPCKKALADAGVKAADVTEVVLVGGMTRMPKVRQVVKDFFGKEPHSGVNPDEVVAMGAAIQAGVLQGDVKDVLLLDVTPLSLGIETLGGVFTRMIDRNTTIPTKKSQTYSTADDNQGAVTIRVFQGEREMAADNKMLGQFDLVGIPPAPRGVPQIEVTFDIDANGIVNVSARDKGTGKEQQIRIQASGGLSDKDIDQMVRDAEQFAEDDKKRRAAAEAKNNADSLIHTTERQLADNGDKVDAALKGEIEAAIAEAKAAVESNDPEAMKTKSDALAQVAMKLGQAIYEKQAQAEASPEGEAGAEAPKEDVVDAEFSEVDDNHKA; this is encoded by the coding sequence ATGGCTAAAGTTATCGGTATCGATCTGGGCACGACCAACTCCTGCGTTTCGGTGATGGAGGGCGGCAAGCCCAAGGTGATCGAGAATGCGGAAGGCGCGCGGACCACGCCGTCGATCGTCGCGTTCGCCAAGGACGGCGAGCGACTGGTCGGCCAGCCGGCCAAGCGCCAGGCGGTGACCAATCCGGAAAACACGGTGTTCGCGGTGAAGCGCCTGATCGGCCGTCGCTTCGACGATCCGATCACCAAGAAGGACACCGAACTGGTGCCCTATCACATCGTGAAGGGCCAGAATGGCGACGCGTGGGTGCAGGCCGGCGGCAAGGATTATTCGCCGTCGCAGATCAGCGCGTTCACGCTGCAGAAGATGAAGGAAACCGCCGAGGCCTATCTCGGCGAGACGGTGACGCAGGCGGTGATCACCGTGCCGGCCTATTTCAACGACGCGCAGCGCCAGGCGACCAAGGACGCCGGGCAGATCGCCGGTCTCGAAGTGCTGCGCATCATCAACGAGCCGACCGCGGCGGCGCTCGCCTACGGCCTCGACAAGGACACCAACAAGACGATCGCGGTCTATGACCTTGGCGGCGGCACGTTCGACATCTCGATCCTCGAGATCGGCGACGGCGTGTTCGAAGTGAAGGCGACCAACGGCGACACGTTCCTGGGCGGCGAGGATTTCGACAACAAGCTGCTCAACTTCCTGGCGAGCGATTTCCAGAAGGCCGAGGGCATCGACCTGACCAAGGACAAGCTGGCTCTGCAGCGTCTGAAGGAAGCCGCGGAAAAGGCGAAGATCGAGCTGTCTTCGGCCGCCACGACGGAAGTGAACCTGCCGTTCATCACTGCCGACCAGAACGGGCCGAAGCATCTCGTCAAGCAGATCACCCGGTCCGACCTGGAAAAGCTGGTCGAGGATCTGATCCAGCGTACGCTGGAGCCGTGCAAGAAGGCGCTGGCCGATGCCGGCGTCAAGGCGGCGGACGTCACTGAAGTCGTGCTCGTCGGCGGCATGACGCGCATGCCCAAGGTCCGCCAGGTGGTGAAGGACTTCTTCGGCAAGGAACCGCATTCGGGCGTCAACCCGGATGAGGTCGTGGCGATGGGTGCCGCGATCCAGGCCGGCGTGCTGCAGGGCGACGTGAAGGACGTGTTGCTGCTCGACGTGACGCCGTTGTCGCTGGGCATCGAGACGCTGGGTGGCGTGTTCACCCGGATGATCGATCGCAACACGACGATCCCGACCAAGAAGAGCCAGACTTATTCGACCGCGGACGACAATCAGGGCGCGGTGACGATCCGCGTGTTCCAGGGCGAGCGCGAGATGGCGGCGGACAACAAGATGCTCGGCCAGTTCGACCTGGTCGGCATTCCGCCGGCACCGCGCGGCGTGCCGCAGATCGAGGTGACGTTCGACATCGACGCCAACGGCATCGTCAACGTCTCGGCGCGCGACAAAGGCACGGGCAAGGAGCAGCAGATCCGCATCCAGGCCTCGGGCGGGCTCAGCGACAAGGACATCGACCAGATGGTCCGCGACGCCGAGCAGTTCGCCGAGGACGACAAGAAGCGCCGTGCGGCGGCCGAGGCGAAGAACAACGCCGACAGCCTGATCCACACGACCGAGCGGCAGCTCGCCGACAATGGCGACAAGGTGGACGCCGCGCTGAAGGGCGAGATCGAAGCGGCGATCGCGGAAGCGAAGGCGGCGGTCGAGAGCAACGATCCGGAAGCGATGAAGACCAAGTCGGACGCGCTGGCCCAGGTTGCGATGAAGCTCGGCCAGGCGATCTACGAGAAGCAGGCCCAGGCCGAAGCGTCGCCCGAGGGCGAGGCCGGTGCAGAAGCGCCGAAGGAAGACGTGGTCGACGCCGAGTTCTCGGAAGTCGACGACAACCACAAGGCGTAA